The Diadema setosum chromosome 8, eeDiaSeto1, whole genome shotgun sequence genome includes the window TAAGAAATTGCGAGAAACTTATGGAGCTTGAGCtacaatgatattttattgaaagGTAACAGACTAAAAGATCTGGTTACATCCCTTACAGCTgggatcattattatcactattaatgTTGCATCTTTCTAGCTTACTTCATCAacagtttgtctttttttttaatttcgctGAACCTTTTACAATCCTGTCATGAATTACAATACTCTCAGACAGAATAACGTGGTCCGTTCATACagattcaggaaaaaaaaagaagaaaaaaagaggcatAATGAACTTTGTTCTCTTCGTGTGTCTACGAAAGAGAGATTTCTCCGcttgtgacgtcatatgcaCGTGACATTAAATCTATTCTGTTACATACATTATTCTAACCGATATTACGACGCTATGTGAAATTACTCTTGATCTTGATATTTGATTTAAATGTTTTTACAATGCGCAGAACTTACATGAcgttaaaaagaagaaagaaaaaatatatataatgtatggcAATTGTTTCACTAAATGAAATATCTCAGTAAATATGCTGACGCTTGTACGCAGAGTTATGAAATTGTCAAAAGGTGTACTATTATATACCAGCCAGTATGTGCGCCGCTCCggtgaaaaatatgaaacagcGCCGCTGTGGGAAGAAAAGTCCCATTGAGCTGAAGAGTGACGTCAGCAAGAGCAGAAGGAGGCTACAAATGGACAGCGGCAACACCTTTAAGACGTGAGCTGTGGAAACAATAACAGATGAACATTATAAGAACAACCAGAGCAAGAACTGAATTAAGAATACGCGTGACAACCACATGTCTCTTAGTATAATGTTGAAAAGACTGTCGCACACAACTAGCACAGATACGTGCACGGATTATTAATGGATGACTGTAATATGAAATGTACAATAACTCTTGTCCCTTTGTGTTTTTGCTAATTCTCTTCAAAAGCTATCAGAGCAAAGGGGGACATCACTGATGAATGATAAATGAAGTGTAGATTGTTATAACTGAAACAACTATATCGAATGCCCGTGCTAAATGTTCCATCGATGTAAAACTGCTTTCTGTCAGTGGTTATCCCTTTTTTGAAAGCAGTTCGTCAATGTGGAATGATCTGCTTCAGAGTATCGATAGTGTATCGATACACTGAACGATGCAAATGTGCCAGAGATTATGCAAGGTCTTCTGTTAGAATATTTCAATATAGAGGCCAGTCTAATCCATTTTGATTCATATTCATTATCAGGTTCTTAATTAACTGACCGATTAATTACTGCTCTTTGATTGATCTTGTTATTGATTCCCATGGAATATTTTGCTATTATATTATGTCTGCATAATTATTAGTGATCCTATTCACAGTCATCACATTTCGAAAAcacgtttatatatatatatatatatatatatatatatatatctgacattttcatttcatttttttctcacatcttattttagttttattttcatatttctcaataaaaATTCATCACACGCATGTAACACGAATGATATATGATATTCAGCTTGGATGCATAATAAAATATTACTAACATAGAACATGATTTATCTATGGATATTTGTATCTAAGTAAAATACTAGAGAATATGACGGAACATACTTAAAATCAGATCAATTAGGTTTTAATTGAATACCTAAAACTGCTGAAGTTATACTCTTGGGTGGCTCGTCGCCTTCCGGGAGGGTGTCGCGAATATTTCCACATTCTACGTCATCTGGGggaaacaaaacagcaaaaatgaACCAATTATTTGAGAGATGATGAGAAAGACCAATCTTGCTTTTGATAGATTAGTCTTTCACCTTACGATAATGACAATAACGAgatacagtggcggatccacagggtccccctttattttttgttaaaataaaagaaataaaaagaaataatggggaggggtgcgtgcgccccctttaattttgtaaaggcgccccctctttatagaattcctgtatccgcccTACAATGATGGTAAAAATTACAGCAATGATACTcgtaatgatgatgaatataatatgaaagcatatttaaatgaaatgatgataataattggAAATTACAATGATAGTGATTTCTCTTCGAATATTTTGCCGCGGTTCTCTGTGCTACTCTGCGAGCTTTCATTGCCGTAACACTCTTCTCGTATTCGACTCGTACTTTCGCCCTCTTGAATAATAGTTGTTTATTCCGCATCAACAGTTATCGGGGTATATGCCGTTCTTCCTAATTATATTCAAACTCGTGTGTTCGTCGTCCGTATAATAATGATCGCGTATTATACCACCCGTCTTGGGGCGCCCATTGCTGGGTGGCGTCCGTAAGTCGGCGATGTGGGCGAAAACGCGAGGTCGATTGCGGATGCGAAAGCACTTGCTGTGTCACTGGGTCCGTTGACGCTGCAGGATGATCGTCGACGAGGGAATTGATGGTTTCGATGACGGTCATGCATTATTCACGAGCCCGTGCCATGACGCCGATGAATTATGCCGCGCGACGGAGGTATTTATCGCCTGATCAGGGAGAATAGACTTCTCTTACATAGACAGCAGCACGTGGAGCTTTTTGGAGACGAGTTGTCGAACTGATGGTTTAAACATACCTCGATGTTTCTTCCTCATAATATTGTAGCCTTTCTTGGAAGCAGTATTGAATCTGTGTGAATCTCATTTTGTGTTGCAGTGTGTACGTATGACTCTCAGTGTGTgtgatgcgtgtgtgtgtgtgtgtgtgtgtgtgtgtgtgtgtgtgtgctaataACCACATATAGATTAATTGATCgtaaaatcatttgaaataaGATCACAATGTTTGAAGATGCATTATCAAAgtgactaattttttttttcttttgaacaagTATAGCTGAGTCCATAATATTAATAAGCTAGTTCGGGGATCCAATTTGCACACGAGCAGAAAAACCAGGGCATGCTGGTTCTTAAATTCACTGAAagaagcatctgtgatgtaatgaatattcaaataatcttaattttcagttaatacattcaaagcaaattaatgaaatggaTGATTTTCCAAGTGGTAATCGAcagatcattctggtcacctggtctacgcaaggtGATCTTTGGTTGAACATgattgatgaattccataaactTTTTAAACAAGTGAAGTGCCTATACCCAACTAGGAAAAAACAAAGGTCATTGATATTTCTGTACCCATGtgctccgaactggcttattcaaaCATAAATAAAACATGTCATAATAATCCATCATAAATTGATTCTTTCTTGATGTCAGGGAAAATATTCGATTCaataaattttccttttttattttcacaagatACCAGAGTTCATATTATACAAACTCATCGTTCTCATTGATCTAGCCTCTCTTTTGAGATCAACCCCGTCGTTATTGCACAGCCCACACAAAAACAGCCATTATGATGCACTACAGGTCTATGATAATTATATGTCTACAATGGTGtcatcattttgatttgttggcttatgatttctcttttttcgCAAATATTACATAATGATACTTCTCCTTTAATGAAAGGAAAAACACCAAAAGGTATATTATGGAGACACTTTAACAATATTGTACAGTACAAACATACGGAAAGACGTAGGTTTATTTTATCCGAATATCGCGTATATAGAAACACAGAAGACTTACATTCAGTAATGATTAACAGGCCTCAGCCATATATAACACAAATTAGATGCACACGGAATCAGTTTCTCTTCTGCTCTGGCGCATGCGTAGTGCACACCAGAACACGGACGATGCAGCCAGAGCCTTATAATATCAATGCCAGTCTTTTCATATTATTCTCCTGTCTGTTCCCATATATTGTATTTTGCttgattatcatttttcttattttgccTTCATTCTTACTCCCATCATACTCCACGCCATCCCGCATTATGCCTACGCTGttaaaagggactgtacagtactggttgaggtgaggattcagcttgtaacgttttgcgagatatttagaaaccattCTATGTttaatgttaaagagcatacaattctaaagggaatcaaaactttatttgatgaaaatcggttttgaaatgactgagatatctaaaaacaaggtaaaacaaagagataataaaagttgtggccggtcaattttattatgatcgcttttttgttgttgatatttctGCCATTTCAaggtcaattttcatcaaataaacgccgaatccttcttgaaattacatgctcgttcatatttcataagacgtttctcattatctcaccaaaaatatcataaatgtgaatccttacctcaaccagtactgtacagtccctttaattcatCCCTCCCATTAGTGCCTCAACCATCCCACCATGCCGTACCCTTCCCATCATGCATTACCTCTCCCATCATGCTTCACTCCTCCCACAATGCCTTACCCTTCCCATCATGCCTTACCCCTCCCATCATGCTTTACCCTTCCCATCATGCCTCTCACGCCTCCCATCATGCCTTACCCCTCACAACCTCCAACGGTCATAGCAACCCTATTACTGACGGTATACATTACCTGGGTCAGGGTTCAGCTCCTTCAGGGCACTTTGAGAGACGTTGCCTCCGTTGTCAGGGATACGACTGATCCACTTGTACCGTACTGAGgtcagaataaaacaaaacaaaaaagtgtataGTTATGTCACAGTTGCATGGTTACTTACCTTTCGCTGATGTCTCCTGATTTTCTTGCCGCGCAAAACTcagaaattaaaaataaaaaaagtaataatccGATAGCATCCAGACGATACAcgtaatttgtttaaaaaagcaacaacaaacacgGGACAAACCGCTGTGCGTCAcgtctatgtatgtatgtatgccgAGTCTGCATGGAAAACGCGGCAGCTACGAAGCCATTTTTTCTCACCTGTCACCCGAGTTCCAAATCTATTAATCAAGAgatccttaaaggacaagttcaccttcattaacataaggattgagagaatgtagcaatatagtagaacacatcattgaaagtttgaggaaaatcggacaatccgttcaaaagttatgaatttttaaagtttttgtgcagtcaccgctggatgagaagactactgcagtgtatgatgtcacatgcgtataacaatataaggaaaatataaagagaatttcacaaaatttcatcttttgaaaagaaagtacacattcccttgactcgttactgacatacgtatgttatgggtaatattattcccattgccttttagaaagaggcaagtcaagtgctcttttattatgcgaaaaaagtgaaaatatgttgaattttctttacattttcttttgtacGGTTggactcatatgacatcacgagccttagtagtctcctcagcCAGCGgttccaaaacaaaaattgtaaaaattcataacttttgcatcgattgtccaattttcctcaaactttcactgatgtgttctactaatattgctgcattctctcaatccttatgtttatgaaggtgaacttgtcctttaactactGCAGCACTACGAGCAACTCTACAACAttatataatgatgatgatgcgtACTCGAGCGATCGTGTGAGGGTTAGCTCCACCACACTATTATGCAGTCTTTCTCCTGGGATATAGGAGAAGAGGATATCCATCCATCTACCCATCTATCCATCTGCCCAtattcatctatccatctaccaaCCATCCATCTATCTAGCTGACTCCTAGGATAACCGTCTAGTGCGGGCTTGAAATAGATATTGAGTTAATTATAACTGAGTGTTATGAAGAATTAGAGAAGAGCACCAAATAAAGGTTACGAGTTGAGCAAGGAGAGACAGATTATCTGAGAAAAGAGCAAAGAAGcaattaaaaacataaaaaaatgaaaatgaacattttcactcgaaattcactacaatttcactctaaattcactcttttttgtattcactccttcaagagtgaatattttcactcgatttttttttttttatagagagtATAGCTTATTGAATGAATAGATTAGTGAAACACTGACACTGAGACAGGGTAATTACGACTATTAAGTATGAACATAGATGAAGTGGTAGATGGATCGACTGTCGGCTGAATGAAGAGATAAACTAACTGATGTAacttaaagaaaaaagtttttgaAAGGAGATGAAATTAAAGGCATGGAAGTTCTTAACGAAGAAAATTAGAGACAACTTCCGTGCAGGGTAGGGTGTCATCTTTTAGTGTTTTTTGTTCCTCTAACCACGCCCAATCCACCCTTCACAATCACCCCATACGCATCTCCTCCAACACTCCCCTCTGGCTATTATACCTACCATTGTCCCTACAAAAGGTAAGTAGACCGGACTGCATCGTGATAATGGTCCTCAGAGTGCCGTTCGGAAAATCCTTATCGATGGTCTCGGTGGTTCTGATCCAACGGTTGGTGAACGTAGCCACGCCCATGAGAAGAAGAGCCAGGTAGGACCCAGCCACCGCCCAGACTGTCAGGGCAATTAGTGATACATTCTTCACCTTCATCTTTTCTCTCATGAATACGCTGTTCTCCTTTTAATGAACTGAGGACGAGCCAAACTTTTAATCCGTTACTATTTTCCTTGGATTGTAATATGCTGAATGGGGcacacaagaaagaagaaatcgCAAAGAGGTTGTTAAAGCATCAACGTgaagatttcaaaaaaaaaaaaaaaaaatcagcagttGTTGACCGGTATGCGTTTTCTccactgtgtgtgtgttagcTGATAATCAACATTTTTGTCACGTTCACGAAAAGGAAAACGACGCCACAGGCATTTGTGAAGAAAGGCGTGCTTGGATGCAGTTCGTGAAGCAAATTTTTAAACCGCTGCTGCATCTAGTAGGAAGCTTGTCTCTGTATTCCAGTGTGTTTATCGTGTATATCCTTGTTGATGTGTGATCATGATAGGGCCTCAACTCCGGGCCTCAACGATGTGTGGCGATTGCAATTGTCCCTTCTTCACTCGAGATGGTTATCAGATAGGCCTCTATCATGATATCTCTAGCAGACACAAAATGGTATAAACACAATCAAGACAGGTGCTGTCTTATTAGCAGTCGATAGGTTTCCTTGGCATTCACTTTTCAATGAATTCCGCACGATTTCTATTTGGGAAACAAAGTCAGCGACTCACGTGTTTCGTTCACAACATTCCACGCTTTCAAAATTCACTATATGTCCCGACTGGCACCAGCTAatcatagtacatgtattaccctcCTTTCGAAAACATTTCCCACCAAGCGATAAGCACGAAGTGAAACGTTTGATATATCATTGTCCCGCTTGATGCACTGCCCGACTCGAGCGCTTGGCGTACGATTCGGGATGGCGTTATGCAGACAACCCTTTCCTCCAAGACAGTGGTTAGCTGTTGCTTGATAGCTTACCACAGAAACAACGCGATCGTTGATTAGTCGTTTGGCCAAGCTGTGCCTCTGAATATGTTGATCAGGCCAATCACATGGGGCGAACTTCCCGACGCTGCAGTGCTGCAAAAGAATGTGTGGTGCTCATCAACAACACCGTACCATGATGATGAACGGACGTGCCACGTATTGACATCAAAGTGACTTAAACCAACATCTCAAAGAAGATTGAGAGAAAAAGGCCCCTCCACTCTCCGGAGGAAAATACGACCTTTCAAAAGAAGTGACTTAGGGACACAAATAGGTGTTTGCATCAGCTTTTGGGCCGACTTGTGCGCAAAAGATAATGATCCCTGAAGTGTTCCTCGCCTACACAACTATCGAGAAGTAAACTCAGCATTTGTAATCTAAAGACATCTACATGTGTTCAAATTTTACCCTCTTTGTCTGTCTACTTCTTTCGTTATCAATTTCCTTTCTAATCGCTCTCTTTTGTCCATGTCGCTTCTTCTTTGTCGTTTTCAGGTTGTtgggtggtttgtttgttttttcagtttcagttcacttgcatttttttcggattttatttttgcattgaatataattatgttatattagAAAATTTAAtgtacagtcatttctttttccaacacaATAAGGCATACAGTCTGTACATCCGAACATAATTGAAATTTACGCGTACAGTGGATGTTAACCAAACAGAttgacgaaaagaaaaaaaaaaaagacatgttgaTTGGGAGCTGCTGAGGAGAGTGAAGCAATGGTATGACTGAATTGTGTTACGTGTATTGTGGGATGAAGAAttaatgcagaagactgtcgtcgaataagcatatagcttgaagatacaACAGCCTAGTGGGGAAAGAAAACCGTCAAAACATACATCATGTGAGATACTTATCGAAAGCAGAAAAACCACATTATCGGCTATTCTGGCATCACATTGcgataacaacaaaaaaaaagtctagaTACAAGAGAATGAGTCGAGTGTGCACCTTGGCAAGTGAATGTGCTCAGAAGGCGCCTTTTTCAATTATAAGAACTTAAATGTGTTGATGGAATAGTTTATTGTAAAGAGACTTCTCCAAAACTTCTCCGGGGAGGGACCAAAACACAAAAGACATATAAACCATTTTGTGGttacaataataaaaaataaactaaTCCCcataatttgatataatatgcttTTTCATGTTAGCTTTTGAAAGCAAAAACTGATAGACATGTACATGAATTAATTAGTTCTGCCAGAGAATTCTTTATAAATTATCCAGTCCTTTTTCCGGGTTTGTTGATTGCCGTTTTTTCGTGCatcatttttcacttttgttttcattgccaattccttttccctttttaaCTCTCATTTCTTTCCATCTTGGTCTAAATCTCGCCTACTTGGGAAAATACAAGCAAAGGGTTGATAGAGACAGGAAAAGAATcatacagacagagagagagagggagggagagagagagatagtaggcctatataccggATAAACATATTATTTATCAGTGCATGTTCATCAAGGAGTGTTGAACGTCTGAAATATTGAAGAAGTTAAGAGTCCAGTCTGCCACACACTTATTACAGATTTCACTCttcccattaaaaaaagaaagaaaaaaatgatctgAAATATTGAGTCTACGCTTTTTTGTCACCATTTTGTAGAATTAAGTGAAACATTTTCATAGTTGCAtcctagcaggcggcgctttaaaaaaatgtcacatATAGTTCGTTTTTATCTCTTTAACTATGTTAACTATAACTATGTTATTCGGAGTATAGTGCACACTATTAAAAGCTGTGACTCTCGTGAGACATAGGGGTGGAAACACCCCATTTTATGACgaacaaaaatcaatatgataTTATTTGAATTACGATGTCAACATTTTACAGAGTGTGTGTCTTGTGTAACGGTTGACACAGAATCATAAGGAAATCATCAATTGTGACAGAGGCATTACAAGCTCTCACATTCAAGCCCCAACGACATTTGGTCAAAGAGTAATCGGCTTGGGTAAATATTTCAGAGCCTTATTACTGACAATAGCACTCCCTTGATATACACATCCGAGTTACTAATGTATGATTAGTCTAGTTCTTTAATATAAATGCGATAGACTATATAGGCAACTATTATTTTGTCTCCAAATTAGTAAAAATGTGAGTGGGAAGTCATATGGATTGTTTACAAATATTGattcatttgtatttgtttgttttacagttCTTCAGTGAGTGCGTACAGTCAAACGCATACAAATACATCATACAACCTTAATACACATTGTTATCCTTCTAGCAATGTCTAGTTATGTGACATAAACGGCTTAGGCAAAGGAGTCATCGGAAGTATTTCGACATGACCTCGCGTCTAACTCATATTCAGTCTACCTATATAGCTCAACAGCTTCGAAGGGAGGAGAATTCTGAGGCTTTATAAGATACGAGCTCGGGAATCACATCCTCGCGCATCATTGCCCATTCTCTGATCGACCAAGCGGAAATTTCCATGAATACTTGATGGCGTCCCGTTTACCCTGCTTGGGTGGGGAGCTAGTATCCCCAGTACGGGCAGCTCTCCCGGttctaatcaaatcaaaattcgaTGATTGCAGTAGGTAGGTCCCTTGGTCTCCTACAGATTCAAGATAAAATTCTATGCATCTAGCAACCATATGTAACGTCGGAAATGATGTTTTCCTTCCTTGTGTGTTCATCAGAATATTATACCAGGCCAGACAAATTAGAGATTAAAAACATTCGTTTTATTcgtttttatttgaaatctaCACCTTGCATGGTCATTAACGAAGCTATACAGTCGATGTATCCATGTTTAATTGGCGTAATGCGTGAGCGATAATTACTGCCCCCTCCTCATTATTAGCCATccgctgtaaaagtggaaattttcgcggtgttgaaattttcgcacatttagcgcgaccagaaactagcgagaaaataaaagcacgcgaaactctttttttttttcccgccaagcgcgaaaaattagtcgcgcgaaaatatccacttttacagagtAGTGTTTGGAATTGCCAAAGCGATGCCGATTCCAGATTTATTGTTTAACTTGCAAACTAAACAGCTCTTTCATATACACAAATCCCTCGGTGGCGTCAAATCAAGCATCTTAAATTCCATATCAAGCGCTGCTTTCCTTGATCACGTCACAGAGATGAacagaaatttgatgtaattttataagatttgaattgatttatagATTTCAAGTTTGCATGAGCTCTTCGATATTATCAACTCAAGTTTGATTCACAATTCAACagaaatatacagtatataatatacTGCTATTatgtacactcagcaaaaaaagaaagtaaacactttttcaaatGTATCTTTCTCATAAACTATTTGGCTAAAAAATGGtattttatataccatgttaaagaTAATTTAATTAGCTATCAACCTAGCAggtcaatgaaaatgttaactttacgcatgagtgaacacattcgtttttctcttccaaggcacaaaagtaaaaattgcaaaatggacaagttgttattcaagcGTATTTGCTCTTCAATAtaataatgagaacaaaagacaaattcaacacaataaaaatgcaaatgaatttgcaaaaatcaatCTATGATCTCAATAATGTCTCTGTAACcctccaaagataaagaaaggcaaaaaataatgaaggaaaatgaagaatcttctgtcaaatctgCAGTCAAAAGACATGAGAAAAATTATGGTAACAAAGAAAGTTAGATTTGAAAAGTTattccaaattaagaaaatttgaaataatatttggtCCTTGAATGTGTCTCGTACATTCTTAAATTCCTTAATTAAAAGGTAAAATGAGGATATTATGTCGATTTTATCACCTTTACggcttactccctatgtcatttaaagtttgaattgatggAAAATGCTTATGTTCCACCTTCAGTTTctccactttgtttttgttttgaatataaagggaaacAAGGGAACGGACACTTATTTCTgctgtttcattcatgtctctcattgcgttagattggtcttttgttatcatttgctACCTtggagggcatttgcaaatgaatttcaatatgtcCAATTCTgctatttttacttttttgcttTGGGGGATAAAAACggatgtgttcactcatgcgtaaaatt containing:
- the LOC140232355 gene encoding uncharacterized protein — translated: MKVKNVSLIALTVWAVAGSYLALLLMGVATFTNRWIRTTETIDKDFPNGTLRTIITMQSGLLTFCRDNVRYKWISRIPDNGGNVSQSALKELNPDPDDVECGNIRDTLPEGDEPPKSITSAVLAHVLKVLPLSICSLLLLLLTSLFSSMGLFFPQRRCFIFFTGAAHILAGLCSLSGLIRYIIAVNDAVIEKHPVSSEDLFSHRYGFSFVVAVLAFFLINSTGVASLYLYIRLEKMAVHSEQERIQHQLMTMTTCVSHAPDIEVHDDDNREHSPLRPSMAGSDYRVHHPNSHSDIIQATSIEL